A genomic window from Cyanobium sp. ATX 6F1 includes:
- a CDS encoding anti-sigma factor domain-containing protein, whose translation MNPNDNRRSSLDDDRDALLAGHALGDLDADERERLASLLREQPELRQRLDQFRTTLELLPLALPATATPPARLRQRLLEPNPPSRSRLPWLVPALLGLGLLILGVELQQTRTQLAQVQNQLSGQQRKPQGAAVQAPHRLLTLTAMAPGAAANGEVLVTGNTTHNVLMLNDLPAAPPGHVYRLWANVDGHKVGCVAFVPTAQGHVAMLIPTMPTSLAKGVSVSLERDPNGTAPKGPMVLSGPI comes from the coding sequence ATGAACCCCAACGACAACCGCCGCTCCTCCCTCGACGACGACCGCGACGCCCTGCTCGCTGGCCACGCGCTGGGGGATCTCGATGCCGACGAACGGGAGCGGTTGGCCTCCCTGTTGCGGGAGCAGCCCGAACTGCGCCAGCGGCTCGATCAGTTCCGCACCACCCTCGAACTGCTGCCCCTGGCCCTGCCGGCCACGGCGACGCCCCCGGCCCGGCTGCGCCAGCGGCTGCTCGAACCGAACCCTCCCTCACGCTCCCGGCTGCCGTGGCTGGTACCGGCCCTGCTGGGGCTGGGCCTGCTGATCCTGGGGGTGGAGCTGCAGCAAACGCGCACCCAGCTCGCCCAGGTGCAGAACCAGTTGTCAGGCCAACAGAGAAAACCGCAGGGAGCCGCCGTTCAGGCCCCCCACCGTCTGCTAACGCTCACGGCGATGGCCCCCGGCGCCGCGGCGAACGGGGAGGTGCTGGTGACGGGCAACACCACCCACAACGTGTTGATGCTCAATGATCTGCCAGCGGCGCCCCCCGGCCATGTGTACAGGCTCTGGGCCAACGTGGACGGTCACAAGGTCGGCTGTGTCGCCTTCGTGCCGACAGCCCAGGGCCATGTGGCGATGCTGATCCCAACCATGCCCACCAGCCTGGCCAAGGGCGTGAGTGTCAGCCTGGAGCGGGATCCCAATGGCACGGCGCCGAAGGGGCCCATGGTGCTCAGCGGTCCGATCTGA